A genomic stretch from Acidobacteriota bacterium includes:
- a CDS encoding RNA polymerase sigma factor, with protein MATLDRPEVREPLNQLLRKIRPGLERVLRHYDVPPEDAEDILQDAQLTLLYKWDKIQNPEAWLVGTLRKKCIVYWRKRRGRITEAVDAAILDLLAEPQTPSQAKSDLSHDLKRVLVKLPERCRRLLRLRYGLGFGPSEVAEKMGYRPSSIRKITNRCLAALSRELLTAGFWRKSKND; from the coding sequence ATGGCCACACTGGATCGACCGGAAGTTCGAGAGCCCCTCAATCAACTCCTGAGGAAGATTCGCCCGGGGCTCGAGCGCGTTTTACGTCATTACGACGTACCCCCTGAGGATGCGGAAGATATTCTGCAGGACGCGCAGCTTACGTTGCTCTACAAGTGGGACAAGATCCAGAATCCCGAAGCTTGGCTCGTAGGTACCCTCCGCAAGAAGTGCATTGTCTACTGGCGTAAGCGTCGCGGCCGAATTACCGAAGCCGTGGACGCCGCGATTCTGGATCTGCTGGCCGAGCCGCAGACGCCATCGCAAGCGAAGTCAGACCTCTCACATGATTTGAAGCGCGTTCTCGTCAAGCTTCCGGAACGCTGCCGTCGCCTCCTCCGTCTTCGCTACGGACTCGGATTCGGCCCTTCGGAAGTGGCGGAGAAGATGGGCTACCGTCCGTCGAGTATCCGCAAGATCACGAACCGCTGTCTGGCGGCCTTGAGCCGCGAATTACTCACGGCCGGCTTTTGGAGAAAGTCCAAAAATGATTGA